A region from the Longimicrobium sp. genome encodes:
- a CDS encoding response regulator transcription factor encodes MPPQIRILLVDDHAMLRSGLRALLEAEPGFVVVGEAGTGEEAVMKVPQTCPDVVVMDLSMPGMGGLEAVRQIAALGTTARVLVLTMHGEEEHLLPVLEAGGSGYVTKSSADEELIEAIRTVAAGDVFLYPSGAKLLLRGLKQKAEPGEEDPLGKLTEREREVLGFTVEGFSSSEIGKKLFISPKTVDTYRARIMEKLDLHHRSELVRFALRRGLLKAE; translated from the coding sequence ATGCCTCCACAAATCCGCATTCTCCTGGTGGACGACCACGCGATGCTGCGCTCCGGCCTGCGCGCGCTGCTGGAGGCGGAGCCCGGGTTCGTGGTGGTGGGCGAGGCGGGCACGGGCGAGGAAGCGGTGATGAAGGTGCCGCAGACCTGCCCCGACGTGGTGGTGATGGACCTGTCGATGCCCGGCATGGGCGGGCTGGAGGCCGTGAGGCAAATCGCCGCGCTGGGCACCACCGCCCGCGTGCTGGTGCTGACGATGCACGGCGAAGAAGAGCACCTGCTCCCTGTGCTGGAGGCGGGGGGAAGCGGCTACGTCACCAAGAGCAGCGCCGACGAGGAGCTGATCGAGGCCATCCGCACCGTGGCCGCCGGCGACGTGTTCCTGTATCCCAGTGGCGCCAAGCTCCTGCTGCGCGGCCTGAAGCAAAAGGCCGAGCCGGGCGAAGAGGATCCGCTCGGAAAGCTGACGGAGCGCGAGCGCGAGGTGCTGGGGTTCACCGTCGAGGGCTTCAGCAGCAGCGAGATCGGCAAGAAGCTGTTCATCAGCCCCAAGACGGTAGACACCTACCGCGCGCGGATCATGGAGAAGCTGGACCTTCACCACCGCAGCGAGCTCGTTCGCTTCGCACTCCGGCGCGGGCTGCTGAAGGCCGAGTAA
- a CDS encoding cytochrome c biogenesis CcdA family protein has translation MESQSLGLFVAFSAGLLSFLSPCVLPLVPSYATFITGMSLDELADHELRARRTALVHGLLFVAGFTAVFMLLGASATFLGGMMRYATTWLERIGGVMLILFGAYLLGILRLPGAGREWRMHLADKPAGYLGTVLVGVTFGAGWTPCIGPVLGGILTLAATRSSMGEGMGLLAVYSAGLAIPFLLSTLLIQRFLSAFRRMRGWLPWINRISGAMLLVLGVLMLTGQFTLLTAQLARWTPEWLSTRL, from the coding sequence ATGGAATCCCAGTCCCTGGGCCTGTTCGTCGCCTTTTCGGCAGGGCTGCTCAGCTTTCTTTCGCCCTGCGTGCTGCCGCTGGTGCCCAGCTACGCCACGTTCATCACGGGGATGAGCCTGGACGAGCTGGCCGACCACGAGCTGCGCGCGCGGCGCACGGCGCTGGTGCACGGGCTGCTGTTCGTGGCGGGGTTCACCGCCGTCTTCATGCTCCTGGGCGCGTCCGCCACCTTTCTGGGCGGGATGATGCGCTACGCCACCACCTGGCTGGAGCGCATCGGCGGCGTGATGCTGATCCTGTTCGGCGCGTACCTGCTGGGCATCCTTCGCCTTCCCGGCGCCGGCCGCGAGTGGCGCATGCACCTGGCCGACAAGCCCGCCGGGTACCTGGGCACCGTTCTCGTCGGCGTCACCTTCGGCGCGGGCTGGACCCCGTGCATCGGGCCGGTGCTGGGCGGTATCCTGACGCTCGCGGCCACGCGCAGCAGCATGGGCGAGGGGATGGGCCTTCTCGCCGTCTACTCCGCCGGCCTGGCGATTCCCTTTCTGCTGAGCACGCTGCTCATCCAGCGCTTCCTGTCGGCGTTCCGGCGGATGCGGGGATGGCTTCCGTGGATCAACCGCATCAGCGGCGCCATGCTGCTCGTTCTTGGCGTGCTGATGCTCACGGGCCAGTTCACCCTGCTCACCGCGCAGCTGGCCCGGTGGACGCCGGAGTGGCTGTCCACGCGACTCTGA
- the fabF gene encoding beta-ketoacyl-ACP synthase II: MENRRVVITGVGMVTALGNNAADTWEGVRAGRSGVGPLTRCQLPGLAPEIAIAGEVKNFSADPVIDRKDARRMDWFIQYALVAAHDAMVNAGLGGLGPVPNPEETGTIVGSGMGGLISIMETSETMREKGMNRVSPFFIPASIINLAAGQIAIRTGAQGPSYAPVSACASSNHAIGEAFHAIQRGDARMMLAGGTEACLTPISFAGFAAARALATQYETPETASRPFDATRSGFVHGEGGGVLVLEELESARERGAPILAEIIGFGMSADAFHITAPPEDGAGAARAMKAALRSAGLAPEEVSYINAHGTSTPVGDAAETRAIRSVLGAHADRVPVSSTKSMIGHALGGSASIEAGVCAMAIRDGIIPPTINLRTPDPECDLDYVPDTAREQALDVVLSNSFGFGGANTTLVLRRFDG, encoded by the coding sequence GTGGAGAACCGCAGGGTCGTCATCACGGGCGTGGGGATGGTCACCGCGCTGGGCAACAACGCCGCCGACACGTGGGAGGGCGTCAGGGCCGGCCGTTCCGGCGTCGGCCCGCTCACCCGGTGCCAGCTTCCCGGCTTGGCCCCGGAGATCGCCATCGCCGGCGAGGTGAAGAACTTCAGCGCCGATCCGGTGATCGACCGCAAGGACGCCCGGCGGATGGATTGGTTCATCCAGTACGCCCTCGTTGCCGCGCACGACGCCATGGTCAACGCGGGCTTGGGCGGGCTCGGGCCCGTGCCGAATCCGGAAGAGACGGGCACCATCGTCGGTTCCGGCATGGGCGGGCTGATCTCCATCATGGAGACCTCCGAGACCATGCGCGAAAAGGGGATGAACCGCGTTTCGCCGTTCTTCATCCCCGCCAGCATCATCAACCTGGCCGCCGGGCAGATCGCCATCCGCACCGGCGCGCAGGGGCCCAGCTACGCCCCCGTCTCTGCCTGCGCCAGCAGCAACCACGCGATCGGCGAGGCGTTCCACGCCATCCAGCGCGGTGACGCCCGGATGATGCTGGCCGGCGGCACCGAGGCCTGCCTGACGCCCATCTCCTTCGCCGGCTTTGCCGCGGCGCGCGCCCTCGCCACCCAGTACGAGACGCCGGAAACCGCGTCGCGCCCGTTCGACGCCACGCGCAGCGGCTTCGTGCACGGCGAGGGCGGCGGGGTGCTGGTGCTGGAGGAACTGGAAAGCGCCCGCGAGCGCGGCGCGCCCATCCTGGCCGAGATCATCGGGTTCGGCATGAGCGCCGACGCGTTCCACATCACCGCGCCGCCAGAGGACGGGGCGGGCGCGGCGCGGGCCATGAAGGCCGCCCTGCGCAGCGCCGGCCTGGCCCCGGAAGAGGTGTCGTACATCAATGCCCACGGCACGTCCACGCCGGTGGGCGACGCGGCCGAGACGCGCGCCATCCGCTCCGTGCTGGGCGCCCATGCCGACCGAGTGCCTGTGTCTTCCACCAAGTCGATGATCGGCCATGCGCTGGGCGGCAGCGCGTCCATCGAGGCGGGCGTCTGCGCGATGGCCATCCGCGACGGCATCATCCCGCCGACCATCAACCTGCGCACGCCGGACCCGGAGTGCGACCTGGACTACGTTCCCGACACCGCGCGCGAGCAGGCGCTGGACGTGGTTCTCAGCAACTCGTTCGGCTTCGGTGGGGCGAACACCACGCTCGTCCTGCGCCGCTTCGACGGCTGA